The following are encoded in a window of Streptomyces sp. SAT1 genomic DNA:
- the panD gene encoding aspartate 1-decarboxylase, giving the protein MLRTMFKSKIHRATVTHADLHYVGSVTIDADLLDAADLLPGELVHIVDITNGARLETYVIEGERGSGVIGINGAAAHLVHPGDLVILISYAQVTDAEARALEPRVVHVDADNRIVELGTDPSAPVPGSDQERSPRSVPA; this is encoded by the coding sequence ATGTTGCGCACCATGTTCAAGTCCAAGATTCACCGTGCCACCGTGACCCACGCCGACCTGCACTACGTGGGATCGGTGACCATCGACGCGGATCTGCTGGACGCCGCCGACCTGCTGCCCGGGGAACTGGTGCACATCGTCGACATCACCAACGGCGCCCGGCTGGAGACGTATGTCATCGAGGGGGAGCGCGGGTCGGGTGTCATCGGGATCAACGGGGCCGCGGCGCACCTCGTGCACCCCGGCGACCTGGTGATCCTCATCAGCTACGCGCAGGTCACCGATGCCGAGGCGCGGGCCCTGGAGCCGCGTGTGGTGCATGTGGACGCGGACAACCGCATCGTGGAGCTGGGCACCGACCCGTCCGCGCCGGTGCCGGGTTCGGACCAGGAGCGCAGCCCCCGGTCCGTGCCGGCCTGA
- a CDS encoding GNAT family N-acetyltransferase has translation MSDIEIRDDRPAGRLEAVSGGEVVGRVEYFVLDPPDRALVPVHTIVEPAHEGRGIAGSLARELYAVARREGASVVPLCPYVSGWAARHQDEAPAPGAALTGAAEKWLAAHPERF, from the coding sequence GTGAGCGACATCGAGATCCGCGACGACCGGCCGGCCGGGCGGCTGGAGGCCGTCTCGGGCGGTGAGGTGGTCGGCCGGGTCGAGTACTTCGTCCTCGACCCGCCCGACCGTGCTCTCGTCCCCGTCCACACGATCGTGGAACCGGCCCACGAGGGCCGGGGCATCGCCGGTTCCCTGGCGCGCGAGCTGTACGCCGTCGCCCGGCGCGAGGGTGCCTCCGTCGTCCCGTTGTGCCCCTACGTCTCCGGCTGGGCCGCCCGCCACCAGGACGAGGCCCCGGCGCCCGGTGCCGCGCTGACCGGGGCCGCCGAGAAGTGGCTCGCCGCGCACCCGGAGCGGTTCTGA
- the gndA gene encoding NADP-dependent phosphogluconate dehydrogenase → MSTTAQIGVTGLAVMGRNLARNFARNGYTVAVHNRTAARTRSLVEEFGKEGDFVPAETAEEFVAALERPRRLVVMVKAGEPTDAVIKEFAPLLEPGDMIIDGGNAHFADTRRRERELREQGIHFVGTGISGGEEGALHGPSIMPGGSAESYKSLGPMLEKISAKAADGAPCVTHIGPDGAGHFVKMVHNGIEYADMQLIGEAYQLLRDVAGYSPAQIAEIFRTWNTGRLDSYLIEITAEVLAHVDAATGEPFVDVVVDQAEQKGTGRWTVQIALDLGVPVSGIAEAVFARSLSGHAALREASRHLAGPKASPLSESEAAAFADRVEQALYASKIVSYTQGFHEIAAGGEEYGWDIDLGAVSAIWRGGCIIRAAFLDRIRAAYDARPDLPSLLSDDTFAQEIAAAQDDWREVLVAATRQGVPTPGFAAALAYYDALRAPRLPAALTQGQRDFFGAHTYRRVDRDGTFHTLWGGDRSEVTA, encoded by the coding sequence ATGAGCACTACAGCCCAGATCGGCGTCACCGGACTCGCGGTCATGGGCCGCAACCTCGCCCGGAACTTCGCGCGCAACGGCTACACGGTCGCCGTGCACAACCGCACGGCGGCACGGACGAGGTCGCTGGTGGAGGAGTTCGGGAAGGAGGGCGACTTCGTCCCGGCCGAGACCGCGGAGGAGTTCGTGGCGGCCCTGGAGCGCCCGCGCCGTCTGGTCGTCATGGTCAAGGCCGGGGAGCCGACCGACGCCGTGATCAAGGAGTTCGCGCCGCTGCTGGAGCCCGGCGACATGATCATCGACGGTGGCAACGCGCACTTCGCGGACACCCGGCGCCGCGAGCGGGAGCTGCGCGAGCAGGGCATCCACTTCGTCGGCACCGGCATCTCCGGCGGCGAGGAGGGCGCGCTGCACGGCCCGAGCATCATGCCGGGCGGCTCGGCCGAGTCGTACAAGTCGCTCGGCCCGATGCTGGAGAAGATCTCCGCCAAGGCGGCCGACGGCGCGCCGTGTGTCACGCACATCGGTCCGGACGGCGCGGGCCACTTCGTGAAGATGGTGCACAACGGCATCGAGTACGCCGACATGCAGCTGATCGGCGAGGCGTACCAGTTGCTGCGCGACGTCGCCGGATACTCCCCCGCCCAGATCGCGGAGATCTTCCGCACCTGGAACACCGGCCGGCTGGACTCGTACCTGATCGAGATCACGGCGGAGGTGCTGGCCCACGTGGACGCGGCCACGGGCGAGCCGTTCGTGGACGTGGTGGTGGACCAGGCCGAGCAGAAGGGCACCGGCCGCTGGACGGTGCAGATCGCGCTCGACCTCGGGGTGCCGGTGTCGGGCATCGCCGAGGCGGTCTTCGCCCGGTCCCTGTCCGGACACGCGGCGCTGCGGGAGGCCTCGCGCCACCTGGCGGGCCCGAAGGCGTCCCCGCTGTCCGAGTCGGAGGCGGCGGCCTTCGCCGACCGGGTGGAACAGGCGCTGTACGCCTCCAAGATCGTGTCGTACACGCAGGGCTTCCACGAGATCGCGGCGGGCGGCGAGGAGTACGGCTGGGACATCGACCTCGGCGCGGTCTCCGCCATCTGGCGCGGCGGCTGCATCATCCGCGCGGCCTTCCTCGACCGCATCCGGGCCGCCTACGACGCCCGCCCCGACCTGCCGAGCCTGCTGTCCGACGACACCTTCGCCCAGGAGATCGCCGCCGCCCAGGACGACTGGCGCGAGGTCCTGGTCGCCGCGACCCGCCAGGGCGTGCCCACGCCGGGCTTCGCGGCGGCCCTGGCGTACTACGACGCCCTGCGCGCCCCGCGCCTGCCGGCCGCCCTCACCCAGGGGCAGCGCGACTTCTTCGGCGCGCACACCTACCGGCGGGTGGACCGCGACGGCACCTTCCACACGCTGTGGGGCGGGGACCGCTCGGAGGTCACGGCGTAG
- a CDS encoding transglycosylase family protein codes for MAARGRHRRYQPNRINRASLTVTVGGAGMAIPLIGAGTAYAADAATWNKVAACESSGDWNTDTGNGYYGGLQFTRSTWAAYGGTRYAPRADLAGREQQIAVAERVLGGQGPGAWPVCGPRAGLTHAHPAQAHSAQTRTAQSQTAQSQTAQAHPTHRSAKGVASAVRDVRPQTTPQSRAGTAEMYTVVSGDTLSGIADDRDVRGGWPQLYADNRTTVGADPDLILPGQRLSLHPSRQAPAPHGQHTPATKADSGQKQKQKQKPEPERRQKQQPAAEPKAAAKPKATAKPKATTKPKPATRPGGGSSSHSGHAHTTSHALVAPVHASIGTAYRSSGSHWSKGYHTGVDFLVPTGTSVHAVGAGRVVTAGWGGSYGYQVVIRHADGRYSQYAHLSAISVRAGQSVTAGQRIGRSGATGNVTGPHLHFEVRTGPGFGSDIDPLRYLRAGGVGI; via the coding sequence ATGGCCGCACGCGGTCGGCACCGCCGGTACCAGCCGAACAGGATCAACCGTGCCTCACTGACCGTGACGGTGGGAGGCGCCGGCATGGCCATCCCGCTGATCGGCGCCGGCACCGCGTACGCGGCCGACGCGGCCACCTGGAACAAGGTGGCCGCCTGCGAGTCGAGCGGCGACTGGAACACCGACACGGGCAACGGCTATTACGGCGGGCTCCAGTTCACCCGGTCCACCTGGGCGGCGTACGGCGGGACCAGGTACGCGCCGCGCGCCGACCTGGCCGGCCGGGAGCAGCAGATCGCCGTAGCGGAGAGGGTGCTCGGCGGGCAGGGGCCGGGCGCCTGGCCCGTGTGCGGACCGCGCGCCGGACTGACCCACGCACACCCGGCACAGGCGCACTCAGCGCAGACGCGGACCGCGCAGTCCCAGACCGCGCAGTCCCAGACCGCGCAGGCGCACCCAACGCACCGGAGTGCCAAGGGCGTTGCGAGCGCCGTGCGCGACGTCCGGCCGCAGACCACGCCCCAGTCGCGCGCGGGCACCGCCGAGATGTACACGGTGGTCAGCGGCGACACCCTCTCCGGTATCGCGGACGACCGTGATGTCCGGGGCGGCTGGCCCCAGTTGTACGCGGACAACCGCACGACCGTCGGGGCCGATCCGGATCTGATACTGCCCGGTCAGCGGCTCTCCCTGCACCCGTCGCGGCAGGCGCCCGCCCCGCACGGGCAGCACACCCCGGCCACCAAGGCCGACTCCGGACAGAAGCAGAAACAGAAGCAGAAACCGGAGCCCGAGCGGAGACAGAAGCAGCAGCCCGCCGCCGAACCGAAGGCCGCCGCGAAGCCCAAGGCCACTGCGAAGCCCAAGGCCACTACGAAGCCGAAGCCCGCCACCCGGCCCGGAGGCGGCAGTTCCAGCCACAGCGGGCACGCGCACACCACCTCGCACGCCCTCGTCGCGCCCGTGCACGCCTCGATCGGCACCGCCTACCGGTCCTCCGGCTCGCACTGGTCGAAGGGCTACCACACCGGCGTCGACTTCCTGGTGCCCACCGGCACCTCCGTGCACGCCGTCGGCGCGGGCCGCGTGGTCACCGCCGGCTGGGGCGGCTCGTACGGCTACCAGGTGGTGATCCGGCACGCCGACGGCCGCTACAGCCAGTACGCGCACCTGTCGGCGATCTCCGTACGGGCCGGTCAGTCGGTCACCGCCGGGCAGCGCATCGGCCGCTCCGGCGCCACCGGCAACGTCACGGGCCCGCATCTGCACTTCGAGGTGCGGACCGGGCCCGGTTTCGGCTCCGACATCGACCCGCTGCGCTATCTCCGCGCGGGCGGCGTCGGCATCTGA
- a CDS encoding DMT family transporter, with protein MSALALSVLLSLVSAVAYAGGAIVQEQVAVSAPGERYAPLRRPVWWAAVALNGLGGLLHVVALAYGPLSLVQPLGALTIVFALPMAALLVGRRAGAAAWRGAVLATVGLAGLLSLVGASHAQSLNGAQRVVLAVLTAAAVLALTAAGRAAHRHPAVRSVLLAVGSGVAFGMSSVFTKAVAVDWTDGVTASELPSLAVIAVLATVGMLLSQASYRGGGLAAPLATLTVVNPMAAAAVGITMFGETFRNGTTGTVLALGCGVAAAGGLILLTTERIEREARTAGAGPGEPAAPEETAAPGETVTAAAVPAQPTPAAVPVAPVASTAPAVPVAEVDGVGAAEPAGALPSGTAPVQAQVKALVPAPSAYGGSFCAGLVYCVPYVPMPAPVTDRHRPRVSS; from the coding sequence ATGAGCGCCCTCGCGCTGTCCGTGCTGCTGTCGCTCGTCTCCGCCGTGGCGTACGCCGGCGGGGCGATCGTGCAGGAGCAGGTCGCGGTGTCCGCGCCCGGCGAGCGGTACGCGCCGCTGCGCCGCCCGGTCTGGTGGGCGGCCGTCGCCCTGAACGGCCTCGGCGGCCTCCTCCATGTGGTGGCGCTGGCGTACGGCCCGCTCAGCCTGGTCCAGCCGCTGGGCGCGCTCACGATCGTGTTCGCGCTGCCCATGGCCGCGCTCCTGGTCGGCCGCCGGGCCGGTGCCGCCGCCTGGCGCGGCGCGGTCCTGGCGACGGTGGGCCTGGCGGGTCTGCTGTCCCTGGTGGGCGCCTCGCACGCGCAGTCGCTGAACGGCGCCCAGCGGGTGGTCCTGGCCGTCCTCACCGCCGCGGCGGTGCTCGCGCTGACGGCCGCGGGGCGCGCCGCGCACCGGCATCCCGCGGTGCGCAGCGTGCTGCTCGCCGTCGGTTCCGGTGTCGCCTTCGGCATGTCCTCCGTGTTCACCAAGGCGGTCGCGGTGGACTGGACGGACGGCGTCACGGCGTCCGAACTGCCGTCGCTCGCGGTGATCGCGGTGCTGGCCACGGTCGGCATGCTGCTGTCCCAGGCGTCCTACCGGGGCGGCGGCCTCGCGGCGCCGCTGGCCACCCTGACCGTGGTGAACCCGATGGCGGCGGCGGCCGTGGGCATCACGATGTTCGGCGAGACCTTCCGGAACGGCACCACCGGCACGGTGCTGGCCCTGGGCTGCGGGGTCGCGGCGGCGGGCGGCCTGATCCTGCTCACCACGGAACGGATCGAGCGCGAGGCGCGGACGGCCGGAGCGGGACCGGGCGAACCGGCGGCACCGGAGGAGACGGCGGCACCGGGAGAGACGGTGACGGCAGCGGCGGTGCCGGCACAGCCGACGCCGGCCGCGGTCCCCGTGGCCCCCGTGGCCTCCACGGCCCCCGCAGTCCCCGTGGCCGAGGTCGACGGCGTCGGCGCGGCAGAGCCCGCCGGGGCCTTGCCCTCCGGGACGGCTCCGGTGCAGGCCCAGGTCAAGGCCCTGGTGCCCGCACCGTCCGCGTACGGCGGCTCGTTCTGCGCCGGGCTGGTCTACTGCGTCCCGTACGTCCCGATGCCCGCGCCCGTGACGGACCGGCACCGTCCCCGCGTCAGTTCCTGA
- a CDS encoding (2Fe-2S)-binding protein, with product MHRDSGLAVLRPLGGFFVLRTGEPPHAPLPTLAETYAASAADPLAARVRKVAGAIGAPEARIAASVAHLGLAARLWSVALGCAVRAGRLPDLAPSLLRWDPEGSAPDDLWLTEVRPLPGAAPEDLAATPESAAALADAVLLGHLEPLAAALRARHRLAPGLLRGNAASALAGAARQLGGWARGAGRPEEAARAHDLAVRLLAHPLLAGAGTYGATGFRRRSCCLYYRVPGGGVCGDCCFTRAPGPSPRAGSG from the coding sequence GTGCACCGTGACTCCGGACTCGCCGTACTCCGCCCGCTCGGCGGCTTCTTCGTCCTGCGCACCGGCGAGCCGCCGCACGCGCCGCTCCCCACCCTCGCGGAGACCTACGCCGCCTCGGCGGCGGATCCGCTGGCGGCGCGGGTGCGCAAGGTGGCCGGCGCGATCGGCGCCCCGGAGGCGAGGATCGCCGCCTCGGTGGCCCACCTGGGGCTCGCCGCCCGGCTGTGGTCGGTGGCACTGGGCTGCGCCGTGCGCGCCGGGCGGCTCCCCGACCTGGCGCCCTCCCTGCTGCGCTGGGACCCGGAGGGCAGCGCCCCCGACGACCTGTGGCTCACCGAGGTGCGCCCGCTGCCCGGCGCCGCCCCGGAGGACCTCGCCGCCACCCCGGAATCCGCCGCCGCGCTCGCGGACGCCGTCCTGCTCGGCCACCTGGAACCGCTGGCCGCGGCCCTGCGGGCCCGCCACCGGCTCGCGCCGGGCCTGCTGCGGGGCAACGCGGCCTCCGCGCTGGCGGGCGCGGCACGGCAGCTGGGCGGCTGGGCCCGGGGCGCGGGCCGCCCGGAGGAGGCCGCCCGCGCGCACGACCTGGCCGTACGCCTGCTCGCGCACCCGCTGCTCGCCGGGGCGGGCACGTACGGCGCCACCGGCTTCCGGCGGCGCAGCTGCTGCCTCTACTACCGGGTGCCCGGCGGCGGTGTCTGCGGGGACTGTTGTTTCACACGAGCCCCGGGGCCTTCCCCGCGCGCCGGATCCGGGTGA
- the glgA gene encoding glycogen synthase — MRVGLLTREYPPDVYGGAGVHVEFLARELRPLVDLRVHCWGESSAAERAAGVDRHRPWPALDGANDALRTFSVDLAAAAAVQGCDLLHSHTWYANLAGHLGKLLHGVPHVVTAHSLEPLRPWKAEQLGGGYALSGWAERTAIESADAVVAVSSAMREDILGCYPALDPARVHVVHNGIDTALYRPDPDTDALTRLGLDPDRPYVLFVGRITRQKGVPHLLRAVRGIDPAAQVVLCAGAPDTPEIDREFRDLHRELDRIRDGVHWIPRMLPRPDVIQLLTHAAVFVCPSVYEPLGIVNLEAMACGTPVVASRVGGIPEVVEDGRTGILVDVGDVVADGGAAFEAGLARALDAVLADPATARRTGEAGRRRAVTEFGWDAVARRTVRLYEEVLGQA; from the coding sequence GTGCGCGTGGGACTGCTGACCCGGGAGTACCCGCCGGACGTGTACGGCGGCGCGGGCGTCCATGTCGAGTTCCTGGCCCGCGAGCTGCGGCCCCTCGTGGACCTGCGGGTGCACTGCTGGGGCGAGTCCTCGGCGGCGGAGCGCGCGGCCGGGGTGGACCGGCACCGCCCGTGGCCCGCGCTCGACGGCGCCAACGACGCCCTGCGCACCTTCTCGGTGGACCTCGCGGCGGCCGCCGCCGTCCAGGGCTGCGACCTGCTGCACTCGCACACCTGGTACGCCAACCTCGCCGGACACCTCGGCAAGCTGCTGCACGGCGTGCCGCACGTGGTGACCGCGCACTCCCTGGAGCCGCTGCGCCCCTGGAAGGCCGAGCAGCTCGGCGGGGGCTACGCCCTGTCCGGCTGGGCGGAACGCACCGCGATCGAGTCCGCCGACGCCGTGGTCGCCGTCTCCTCGGCCATGCGCGAGGACATCCTCGGCTGCTACCCGGCCCTGGACCCGGCCCGCGTCCATGTCGTGCACAACGGCATCGACACCGCCCTGTACCGACCGGATCCGGACACCGACGCGCTCACCCGCCTCGGCCTCGACCCGGACCGCCCCTACGTGCTCTTCGTCGGCCGCATCACCCGGCAGAAGGGCGTGCCCCACCTGCTGCGGGCCGTGCGCGGCATCGACCCGGCGGCCCAGGTCGTGCTGTGCGCGGGCGCCCCCGACACACCGGAGATCGACCGGGAGTTCCGCGATCTGCACCGGGAGCTGGACCGGATCCGCGACGGGGTCCACTGGATCCCCCGGATGCTGCCCCGCCCGGACGTGATCCAGCTGCTCACGCACGCCGCCGTCTTCGTCTGCCCCTCGGTGTACGAGCCGCTCGGCATCGTCAACCTGGAGGCGATGGCCTGCGGCACCCCCGTCGTCGCCTCCCGCGTCGGCGGCATCCCCGAGGTGGTCGAGGACGGCCGCACCGGGATCCTCGTCGACGTGGGCGACGTGGTCGCGGACGGCGGCGCCGCCTTCGAGGCGGGGCTGGCCCGCGCCCTCGACGCCGTGCTCGCCGACCCGGCGACCGCGCGCCGGACGGGCGAGGCGGGGCGGCGGCGCGCGGTGACCGAGTTCGGCTGGGACGCGGTCGCCCGGCGCACGGTCCGGCTCTACGAGGAGGTTCTGGGCCAGGCTTGA
- the glgC gene encoding glucose-1-phosphate adenylyltransferase: MRRGGPSVLGIVLAGGEGKRLMPLTADRAKPAVTFGGTYRLVDFVLSNLVNGDILRICVLTQYKSHSLDRHITTTWRMSSLLGNYVTPVPAQQRLGPRWYLGSADAILQSLNLVHDEQPEYVAVFGADHVYRMDPRQMLRQHVDSGAGVTVAGIRVPRDQSSSFGVITPGPDGQGVERFLEKPADPPGLAGDPDHVFASMGNYVFTTKALVEALHRDAEDEGSVHDMGGSILPRLTERGEAALYDFSANHVPGETSRDRGYWRDVGTLDAYYDAHMDLIAERPAFNLYNRDWPVYTHSNQLSPARFNAGGIAGESIISAGCLIRGQVTRSVLSPGVRVDPGAVVQGSVLHDNVRVGRGAVVRGAVLDKNVEVPPGATIGVNPERDAELYTVSGRGVIALGKGQRVP, from the coding sequence ATGCGTCGTGGTGGACCTTCGGTCCTCGGAATCGTCCTCGCGGGCGGAGAGGGCAAGCGTCTGATGCCCCTGACCGCGGACCGCGCCAAACCGGCGGTCACCTTCGGCGGGACCTACCGCCTGGTCGACTTCGTCCTGTCCAACCTCGTCAACGGCGACATCCTGCGCATCTGCGTGCTCACGCAGTACAAGTCGCACTCGCTGGACCGGCACATCACCACGACCTGGCGCATGTCCAGCCTGCTGGGCAACTACGTCACACCGGTGCCCGCGCAGCAGCGCCTCGGCCCGCGCTGGTACCTGGGCAGCGCCGACGCGATCCTCCAGTCGCTCAACCTCGTCCACGACGAACAGCCCGAGTACGTCGCGGTGTTCGGCGCCGACCACGTCTACCGCATGGACCCGCGGCAGATGCTCCGGCAGCACGTCGACAGCGGCGCGGGTGTGACCGTCGCCGGGATCCGGGTGCCGCGCGACCAGTCGTCCTCGTTCGGGGTGATCACCCCGGGGCCCGACGGCCAGGGCGTCGAGCGGTTCCTGGAGAAGCCCGCCGACCCGCCGGGGCTGGCCGGCGATCCCGACCACGTCTTCGCCTCCATGGGCAACTACGTCTTCACCACCAAGGCGCTGGTCGAGGCGCTGCACCGGGACGCCGAGGACGAGGGCTCGGTGCACGACATGGGCGGCTCGATCCTGCCGCGGCTCACGGAGCGGGGCGAGGCGGCCCTGTACGACTTCAGCGCCAACCACGTGCCCGGCGAGACCAGCCGCGACCGGGGCTACTGGCGGGACGTCGGCACCCTCGACGCGTACTACGACGCCCATATGGACCTGATCGCCGAGCGGCCCGCGTTCAACCTGTACAACCGGGACTGGCCGGTCTACACCCACTCCAACCAGCTCTCGCCCGCCCGCTTCAACGCGGGCGGCATCGCGGGGGAGTCCATCATCAGCGCGGGCTGCCTGATCCGCGGCCAGGTCACCCGGTCCGTGCTCTCCCCGGGCGTACGGGTCGACCCCGGCGCGGTGGTGCAGGGTTCGGTGCTGCACGACAACGTGCGGGTCGGCCGGGGCGCGGTGGTGCGCGGCGCGGTCCTGGACAAGAACGTCGAGGTGCCGCCCGGCGCGACCATCGGCGTCAACCCGGAGCGGGACGCGGAGCTGTACACGGTGTCCGGGCGCGGGGTGATCGCCCTGGGCAAGGGCCAGCGGGTGCCGTAG
- a CDS encoding GH92 family glycosyl hydrolase: MRRTRRLGLCVAGAVAASALTAAPATRAAETRAAARLTDLVNPFIGTANEGNTFPGAAVPFGMVQFSPDTGHNTGYDYAHSRIRGFSLVHLSGVGCRIGGDLPVLPTTGDVTATDNATYAARFRHEDERASPGYYRVALDSGIEAELTATARTGVQRYTFPATGKANVLLDAGQALHRMVASEVEILDDRTVRTEITGRGFCADTLPYTVYTITRFDRPFTAYGTWDGAAVTPGARTGHGGAYLRFDTTTDRTVEATTALSYVDAAGAAGNLRAEGGRAFDAVRRAAGRRWEERLGDVRVSGGDAARRRTFYSSLYRAFLAPNVGNDADGRYTGWDRRVHRTGGITYYQNWSLWDTYRTQARFLALLAPREARDMAVSVIRVAEESGWLPKWGYGTVETNVMTGDPVTPFLTDAFQQGLLTGYEERAYRALRRNADSVPPADAPALGRNGNPDYLSRGYVPYIKGHRPPKAGHSDYAFGASATLEYALSDAMLAQMARALGHRADAGRYAARSRSYRNLFDPATRFFRARDTGGAFTGPADPAHSTGFHEGTAWHYQWLVPQDLPGVVGLLGGERLTNERLDEFFAYDRLLADPARTARENWVSGPYDFYDTDRYNPLNEPDLLAPYTYLSTGQPWKTTDVVHAALTLFTDEPAGLTGNDDLGTMSAWDVLSSIGLYPVQPGYGTWGLSTPVFDRVDLRLDRRYHPRGALTVLAPGTSREARYTRTVRADGVTHDRTYLTTGELRRLRTLRYTVGARPSAWGTSAQAAPPVLR; this comes from the coding sequence ATGAGACGGACCCGTCGCCTCGGCCTGTGCGTGGCGGGGGCGGTGGCAGCCTCCGCGCTGACCGCCGCCCCCGCCACGCGGGCCGCCGAGACCCGCGCAGCCGCCCGGCTGACCGACCTGGTCAACCCGTTCATCGGCACCGCGAACGAAGGCAACACCTTCCCCGGCGCCGCCGTGCCCTTCGGCATGGTGCAGTTCTCGCCGGACACCGGCCACAACACCGGCTACGACTACGCCCACAGCCGCATCCGCGGCTTCTCCCTGGTCCATCTCTCCGGGGTCGGCTGCCGTATCGGCGGCGACCTGCCGGTCCTGCCCACCACCGGCGACGTCACCGCGACGGACAACGCGACGTACGCGGCCCGATTCCGCCACGAGGACGAGCGGGCGAGCCCCGGCTACTACCGGGTCGCGCTCGACTCCGGCATCGAGGCCGAGCTGACGGCGACGGCCCGCACCGGGGTGCAGCGCTACACCTTCCCGGCCACCGGCAAGGCCAACGTCCTGCTCGACGCGGGCCAGGCGCTGCACCGCATGGTCGCCTCCGAAGTAGAGATCCTGGACGACCGCACCGTGCGCACCGAGATCACCGGCCGCGGCTTCTGCGCGGACACCCTCCCGTACACGGTGTACACGATCACCCGCTTCGACCGGCCCTTCACCGCGTACGGCACCTGGGACGGCGCCGCCGTCACCCCCGGCGCGCGCACCGGGCACGGCGGCGCGTACCTGCGCTTCGACACCACCACCGACCGCACGGTGGAGGCGACCACCGCGCTGTCCTACGTCGACGCCGCGGGGGCGGCCGGCAATCTGCGCGCCGAGGGCGGCCGGGCCTTCGACGCGGTGCGCCGGGCGGCCGGGCGCAGGTGGGAGGAGCGGCTGGGGGACGTACGGGTGAGCGGCGGCGACGCGGCCCGCCGCCGGACCTTCTACTCGTCCCTGTACCGGGCCTTCCTCGCGCCGAACGTCGGCAACGACGCCGACGGCCGCTACACCGGCTGGGACCGGCGCGTCCACCGCACCGGCGGCATCACCTACTACCAGAACTGGTCGCTCTGGGACACCTACCGCACCCAGGCCCGGTTCCTCGCGCTGCTCGCGCCCCGCGAGGCCCGGGACATGGCCGTCTCCGTGATCCGGGTGGCCGAGGAGAGCGGCTGGCTGCCCAAGTGGGGCTACGGCACGGTCGAGACGAACGTGATGACCGGCGACCCGGTCACCCCGTTCCTCACCGACGCCTTCCAGCAGGGCCTGCTCACGGGGTACGAGGAGCGGGCGTACCGCGCGCTGCGCCGCAACGCCGACTCGGTGCCGCCCGCCGACGCCCCGGCACTGGGCCGCAACGGCAACCCGGACTACCTGTCCCGCGGCTACGTCCCGTACATCAAGGGCCACCGGCCGCCCAAGGCCGGCCACTCCGACTACGCCTTCGGCGCCTCGGCGACCCTGGAGTACGCGCTGTCGGACGCCATGCTCGCCCAGATGGCCCGCGCCCTGGGCCACCGCGCGGACGCCGGCCGGTACGCGGCCCGCTCCCGCAGCTACCGGAACCTGTTCGACCCCGCGACGCGCTTCTTCCGCGCCCGCGACACCGGCGGCGCCTTCACCGGGCCGGCGGATCCGGCGCACAGCACGGGCTTCCACGAGGGCACCGCCTGGCACTACCAGTGGCTCGTCCCGCAGGACCTGCCCGGCGTGGTCGGCCTGCTCGGCGGCGAGCGGCTCACCAACGAACGGCTCGACGAGTTCTTCGCCTACGACCGGCTCCTCGCCGACCCCGCCCGCACCGCCCGCGAGAACTGGGTCTCGGGGCCGTACGACTTCTACGACACCGACCGCTACAACCCGCTCAACGAACCCGACCTGCTCGCCCCGTACACCTATCTGTCGACGGGGCAGCCGTGGAAGACCACCGATGTGGTGCACGCCGCACTGACCCTGTTCACCGACGAGCCGGCCGGGCTGACCGGCAACGACGACCTCGGCACCATGTCGGCCTGGGACGTGCTGTCGTCCATCGGCCTGTACCCGGTGCAACCCGGCTACGGCACCTGGGGCCTGTCCACCCCCGTGTTCGACCGGGTCGACCTGCGTCTGGACCGCCGCTACCACCCGCGCGGCGCGCTCACCGTCCTGGCGCCCGGCACCTCGCGCGAGGCCCGGTACACCCGGACGGTCCGCGCCGACGGGGTGACCCACGACCGGACGTATCTGACCACCGGCGAACTGCGCCGGCTGCGGACGCTGCGCTACACCGTGGGCGCGCGGCCCTCGGCGTGGGGCACGTCGGCGCAGGCGGCGCCGCCCGTCCTGCGCTGA